One window of Hujiaoplasma nucleasis genomic DNA carries:
- the trxA gene encoding thioredoxin, whose product MPVQVTADTFKKEVLESDIPVIVDFWATWCRPCLMIAPILEEISEEFEGKVKVAKINVDEEGYLANQYRVSSIPTLYLFENGQVKNQVIGLMRKEDLIKKLGI is encoded by the coding sequence ATGCCAGTACAAGTAACAGCTGACACATTTAAAAAAGAAGTATTAGAATCAGATATTCCAGTTATCGTTGATTTCTGGGCAACTTGGTGCAGACCTTGTTTAATGATTGCACCAATCTTAGAAGAAATCTCAGAGGAATTTGAAGGAAAAGTTAAAGTAGCTAAAATCAATGTTGATGAAGAAGGCTATTTAGCTAACCAATATAGAGTATCAAGCATACCAACATTATACTTATTTGAAAATGGGCAAGTTAAAAATCAAGTGATCGGATTAATGAGAAAAGAAGACTTAATTAAAAAATTAGGTATTTAA
- a CDS encoding NAD(P)/FAD-dependent oxidoreductase, whose amino-acid sequence MHDVIVIGGGPAGASASIYLQRSKLDVLLIMKDHGTLEKTGHIDNYWGFSDTMDGKELVIKGLEQAKRLGVQIKEEEVLDIEKDLFGEHKFTVKTDKETYEGKTVLLATGQSKPNLRVKGFKEYTGKGISFCAICDGFIYRNKKIGVVGNKKFMSEELETLSNFTKDITIFTDANELTVDVGDYKVCHGKITEIKGDEVINQVITENNTYDVDALFIAMGTPSANDFALRMGAIIDKNNIVVDDKHMTNIEGLFAAGDCIGGLLQIAKAVSDGAHAALAINKYVRAL is encoded by the coding sequence ATGCATGATGTTATCGTGATAGGCGGGGGCCCAGCTGGTGCATCCGCCTCTATTTATTTACAAAGATCAAAATTAGATGTATTACTCATTATGAAAGACCATGGTACTTTAGAAAAAACAGGACATATCGATAATTACTGGGGTTTTTCTGATACTATGGACGGAAAAGAACTTGTTATCAAAGGATTAGAACAAGCCAAAAGATTAGGTGTACAAATAAAAGAAGAAGAAGTACTTGATATTGAAAAGGATTTGTTTGGCGAACATAAATTCACTGTCAAAACCGACAAAGAAACCTATGAAGGAAAAACTGTTCTTTTAGCTACAGGACAGTCCAAACCTAATTTACGTGTTAAAGGTTTTAAAGAATATACAGGTAAAGGTATATCTTTCTGTGCCATTTGTGATGGATTTATTTACCGCAATAAAAAAATAGGTGTGGTGGGTAATAAAAAGTTTATGTCTGAAGAATTAGAAACCTTATCAAATTTCACCAAGGATATTACTATATTTACAGATGCTAATGAGTTAACTGTAGATGTGGGTGATTATAAAGTCTGCCATGGAAAAATCACTGAAATAAAAGGTGATGAAGTCATAAATCAAGTCATTACAGAAAACAACACTTATGATGTTGATGCTTTATTTATAGCGATGGGAACCCCATCAGCCAATGATTTTGCATTAAGAATGGGTGCTATCATTGATAAAAATAACATTGTCGTTGATGATAAACACATGACAAATATTGAAGGCTTATTCGCTGCAGGTGATTGTATTGGTGGTTTATTGCAAATTGCTAAAGCAGTGAGTGATGGAGCACATGCGGCCTTAGCTATTAATAAGTATGTGAGAGCTTTATAG